In Papio anubis isolate 15944 chromosome 20, Panubis1.0, whole genome shotgun sequence, a single window of DNA contains:
- the ZNF44 gene encoding zinc finger protein 44 isoform X9 — protein MGHSSLNCYIRVDTGHKHRECHEYAEKPYTHKQCGKGFSYRHSFRTRERPYTGKKTYDCKECGKTFSSPGNLRRHMVVQGGDGPYKCELCGKAFFWPSLLRMHERTHTGEKPYECKHCSKAFPVYSSYLRHEKIHTGEKPYECKQCSKAFPDYSSYLRHERTHTGEKPYKCEQCGKAFSVSGSLRVHERIHTGEKPYTCKQCGKAFCHLGSFQRHMIMHSGDGPHKCKICGKGFDFPGSARIHEGTHTLEKPYECKQCGKLLSHRSSFRRHMMAHTGDGPHKCMVCGKAFDSPSVFQRHERTHTGEKPYECKQCGKAFRISSSLRKHETTHTGEQPYKCKCGKAFSDFFSFQSHETTHSEEEPYECKECGKAFSSFKYFCRHERTHSEEKSYECQTCGKAFSRFSYLKTHERTHTAEKPYECKQCRKAFFWPSFLLRHERTHTGERPYECKHCGKAFSRSSFCREHERTHTGEKPYECKECGKAFSSLSSFNRHKRTHWKDIL, from the coding sequence ATGGGTCATTCATCCCTGAATTGCTACATCAGAGTTGACACTGGACACAAACACCGTGAGTGTCATGAATATGCAGAGAAGCCATATACACATAAGCAGTGTGGGAAAGGCTTCAGTTATCGCCACTCCTTTCGAACACGTGAAAGGCCTTACACTGGAAAGAAAACCTATGATTGTAAGGAATGTGGAAAAACCTTCAGTTCTCCTGGAAACCTTCGAAGACATATGGTAGTGCAAGGTGGAGATGGGCCTTATAAATGTGAATTGTGTGGGAAAGCCTTTTTTTGGCCCAGTTTATTGCGTATGCATGaaagaactcacactggagagaaaccgtaTGAATGTAAGCACTGTTCTAAAGCCTTCCCTGTTTACAGTTCCTATCTAAGACATGAAAAAatacacactggagagaaaccgtaTGAATGTAAGCAGTGTTCCAAAGCCTTCCCTGATTATAGTTCATATCTAAGACATGAAAgaactcatactggagagaaaccttacaaatgtgaacaatgtgggaaagccttcagtgTTTCCGGTTCCCTTCGAGTACATgaaagaattcacactggagagaaaccctatacaTGTAAACAGTGTGGGAAAGCGTTTTGTCATCTTGGAAGCTTTCAAAGACACATGATAATGCACAGTGGAGATGGACCTCACAAATGTAAGATATGTGGGAAAGGCTTTGATTTTCCTGGTTCAGCACGAATTCATGAGGGAACTCACACTctagagaaaccctatgaatgtaagcaaTGTGGGAAATTGTTATCTCATCGCTCAAGCTTTCGAAGACACATGATGGCACACACTGGAGATGGCCCTCATAAATGCATGGTATGTGGGAAAGCCTTTGATTCTCCCAGTGTATTTCAAAGACATgaaaggactcacactggagagaaaccctatgaatgcaagcaatgtgggaaagccttccgTATTTCCAGTTCCCTTCGAAAACATGAAACTACACACACTGGAGAGCAACCCTATAAATGTAAATGTGGAAAAgcttttagtgattttttttcctttcaaagtcATGAAACAACACACAGTGAAGAGGAGCCTtacgaatgtaaggaatgtgggaaagcatttagttcttttaaatacttttgtcGCCATGAAAGGACTCACAGTGAAGAAAAATCTTATGAGTGTCAAActtgtgggaaagccttcagtcGTTTCAGTTACTTAAAAACTCATGAAAGGACTCACACGGCAGAGAAGCCATATGAATGTAAGCAATGCAGGAAAGCATTCTTTTGGCCCTCTTTCCTTCTAAGACATgaaaggactcacactggagaaagaccctatgaatgtaaacacTGTGGTAAAGCCTTCAGTCGTTCCAGTTTCTGTCGAGAACATGaaagaactcacactggagagaagccctatgaatgtaaggaatgtgggaaagccttcagttCTCTCAGTTCCTTTAACAGACATAAAAGGACTCACTGGAAGGATATTCTATAA